TGCCGACCGTCCTCGGCCGTGGCCGCTGCCGCACCCGACCCGACGTCGGCCGATGCCGCGCCGGACGGGACGAGCAGCGCTGCGAGGAGGACGAGCGACGCGATGCACTCCCGGACCGGCAATTGACTCCCCCATGGTCGCGGGCGACGTGGCCCGCCCGTCTGATCAGAACAGGACGGTAGAGGGTACCGGACCGCTCCACGCACTGGCGGTGCGGGCCAGGCGGTAGAGGAAGGTGACGAGCTCGCCGCGCGTGACCCGGGCCTCGGGCTCGAACCGGTTGGTGCCCGAGACCCCGGTGGTGATGCGGTGCTGCGCCATCCACGCGATCGCATCGTCGTAGAACGCGCCGCGCGACACGTCCCCGAACCCGGACGGCCCGGCGGGAGCCGGCCGACCCACCATGCGGTGCAGGAACGTCGCGACCTGTCCTCGCGTCACCCACTCGCCGGGCTGGTAGAGCCCGGAGGTGCCGACGCCCGTGGTGAGTCCGGCCTCGTCCAGCCACCGCACCGCGGTGGTGAAGAAGGAGACGTCGGGGACGTCGGGGAATCGGTTGGCGATCGTCGGGCGCTGCGAGTCCATCATCCGGTGGAGGAACGTGGCCATCTCGGCGCGCGACACCGGGTCGTCGGGCTTGAAGAGCCCGGTGTCGCCCACGCCGGTGGTGAGCCCGATGAGGGTGGCCCAGATGACCGCGTCCTGGTAGAAGCCGTCGACGGCGACGTCGCGGAAGGGTTGCTGCACGACACGGGCGTCGCGGCGGATCGCGCCGAGGCTGGCGTACAGGGTGCCGGGGCACTCGGTCTGGCGGACGTCGCTGTGCCCGGTGACGTGGGAGAGCCACTTCGTCGTGCCGCCGTAGTCGGTGTAGAGCGACTGGCCGCGAGGGTCGACGCCGTGGAGACCGAGCTTCCAGGCGACGAGGCGGGTGATCGAGTGGACGGCGGCGGCGGGCGGCGCGACGCCCGACAGCGTGCCCAGGTAGCAGATGCCGACCGTGCGGGTGTTGTGCCCGTAGCTGTGGCCCCCGATCACGGCCTTGGCGACGCCACCCGCCCGGCCCTCCCAGAGCGTGCCGAACCGGTCGACCAGGAAGTTGTAGGCGATGTCGGACCAGCCGTTGCCGTCGATGTGGTACGCCTGGATCCCCCGGATGATCCCCGGCACCTGGGCCTGCGAGTACCCGTTGGTGCCGGCGGAGTGGTGGATGATCGCCGACTGCACGGTGGGGGCGACGGGGATCGATCCGACCGGCCGCGCGCTCCACGACGAGCGGGGGTGGATCGTCGGCTGCGGGGCGAACGAGGTGACCGCGGGGACCTGCGCGTAGCCGGCGATCTCGTCGGTCTCGCGGACGAGCACGACCTCCAGGTCCCGGGCGTCGCCCGGCAGCTCGATCTCGTAGGCGTCGGCGCTCTCGACCCACATCGGGTCGCTCCGGTGACGGCCGTCCGACGGGACGTCGTCGGGACGGTGGTCCTCCCCCACGTGGAGGTGGTCCCACGGCTGCCACTCGCCCCGGCGGCGGACCCGCACGCGCGCCTCGGCGGAGGTGTCGCTCGCGAACCGGACGCCGATGACGGTGAAGGGCGCGATGCCTTCCTCACGGGCGAGGAGAGCGCCCGAGCCCGCGGCCATCGCGGCGAGCGCCGCGCCGCCCTCGGACGACGGCGCCACGGCGGCCAGGCGGGGGGCGACGGTGTCGACGCGCAGCTCGGGCTGCGCGACCTCGGCGATGGGCGCGGCGTCGGCCCAGTCCTGCGTGCGGCCCC
This portion of the Actinomarinicola tropica genome encodes:
- a CDS encoding S-layer homology domain-containing protein, producing the protein MSTTDPRPATGRLSRRDLIRSGLATGAVASVGTGTVGSLVLGGRRRGRTQDWADAAPIAEVAQPELRVDTVAPRLAAVAPSSEGGAALAAMAAGSGALLAREEGIAPFTVIGVRFASDTSAEARVRVRRRGEWQPWDHLHVGEDHRPDDVPSDGRHRSDPMWVESADAYEIELPGDARDLEVVLVRETDEIAGYAQVPAVTSFAPQPTIHPRSSWSARPVGSIPVAPTVQSAIIHHSAGTNGYSQAQVPGIIRGIQAYHIDGNGWSDIAYNFLVDRFGTLWEGRAGGVAKAVIGGHSYGHNTRTVGICYLGTLSGVAPPAAAVHSITRLVAWKLGLHGVDPRGQSLYTDYGGTTKWLSHVTGHSDVRQTECPGTLYASLGAIRRDARVVQQPFRDVAVDGFYQDAVIWATLIGLTTGVGDTGLFKPDDPVSRAEMATFLHRMMDSQRPTIANRFPDVPDVSFFTTAVRWLDEAGLTTGVGTSGLYQPGEWVTRGQVATFLHRMVGRPAPAGPSGFGDVSRGAFYDDAIAWMAQHRITTGVSGTNRFEPEARVTRGELVTFLYRLARTASAWSGPVPSTVLF